In a single window of the Colius striatus isolate bColStr4 chromosome 21, bColStr4.1.hap1, whole genome shotgun sequence genome:
- the PERM1 gene encoding PGC-1 and ERR-induced regulator in muscle protein 1: MDNFEYSIQLNDREWAEFLLASEECALAPAALATAEEQSLSDIEQGDGAAPGSSAGHSAAGPGTGPGAGTRRPVTRGEPAAASPSRHNAGRLAPGRDGQAEPGRAGGSPGEAEEPRRPSCAPMPSTQRRRPPTPPAAALAGGTAASGPARDEAAGGKRAMEPAGSPAASGGPERGRHAAGDEPRGGTGPEEPGSSAAAAARTGPGSAAQPQHGGTPREPPESLTTDTAPGLRQEASGERGGSEPSVPVGSSVGPSVGSSVGPSVGSSVGSTMGPSVGSSVGSTMGPSVGSSVGSPLGSPLGSPDVVRPKVPAQPRRSRKQRGAGAAEAAQGDREQAGAAAQRAAAPTKAPQSSPTPSRKSKGKEKAAKAAPVKMGSEEAKESKAVPGPGVDEGDEAVSSSPKLKVKEAEPQPLGKAKAAKQTKAGQAGGSGGRDNVLGAGAPAGQPCQEMPTKPLHPQSVGALGGDAAGEPAAEPPGKPDPPCCAAGASARADTLDVTWPEMYEYLFCDSQGEEEEGTENSVEGEKTPLEREMSLPELYEYFFNEPEGKRRKGKGKDRERKKLSSLDRAEPQQEDPASAPVKGSLVISVPEVYEHFFPDGPRNRAGWRGIFSVTPASEVKRAVGALKSLLQRHVLRSQEPAPQALVRRESGGKLPLVPLAPLGRGQAQPQGLDMALALTGRPEAPLALTHKDMCLVFCAFASWAVKTSDLQAPDAWKTMFLASFGTLSAIRYFRRQVREGHPQP; encoded by the exons atggaTAACTTCGAGTACAGCATCCAGCTGAACGACAGGGAGTGGGCCGAGTTCCTGCTGGCGTCGGAGGAATGCGCCTTAGCGCCGGCCGCGCTGGCCACGGCCGAGGAGCAGAGCCTCAGTGACATTGAGCAAGGGGACGGCGCGGCGCCGGGGAGCAGCGCCGGGCACagcgcggccgggccgggcacAGGGCCAGGGGCTGGCACACGCCGCCCCGTCACACGCGGGGAGCCCGCGGCCGCCTCCCCGAGCCGCCACAACGCCGGCCGCCTCGCCCCGGGCCGCGACGGCCAAGcggagccgggccgggccggcggctCGCCGGGGGAAGCCGAGGAGCCCCGGCGGCCTTCGTGTGCTCCGATGCCCAGCACGCAGCGGAGGCGGCCCCCGACGCCCCCCGCGGCCGCCCTTGCCGGGGGCACAGCCGCCAGCGGCCCCGCGCGGGACGAGGCGGCGGGTGGCAAGCGGGCCATGGAGCCTGCCGGCAGCCCGGCTGCGAGCGGCGGCCCCGAGCGGGGCCGGCACGCAGCAGGGGACGAGCCCCGAGGCGGCACGGGGCCGGAGGAGCCGGGGAgctcggcggcggcggctgcgagGACGGGCCCCGGCAgcgctgcccagccccagcacggGGGTACCCCCAGGGAGCCCCCCGAGAGCCTGACCACGGACACTGCGCCGGGACTGCGGCAGGAGGCGAGTGGGGAGCGCGGGGGCAGCGAGCCCAGCGTGCCAGTGGGCTCCTCCGTGGGCCCCTCCGTGGGCTCCTCCGTGGGCCCCTCCGTGGGCTCCTCAGTGGGCTCCACCATGGGCCCCTCCGTGGGCTCCTCCGTGGGCTCCACCATGGGCCCCTCCGTGGGCTCCTCCGTGGGCTCCCCACTGGGCTCCCCACTGGGCTCCCCAGACGTGGTGAGGCCCAAGGTGCCGGCACAGCCCAGGAGGAGCCGCAAGCAGCGCGGAGCCGGCGCGGCGGAGGCAGCCcagggggacagggagcaggcaggggctgcGGCACAGAGGGCTGCAGCACCCACAAAGGCACCTCAGAGCTCCCCGACGCCCTCCCGAAAgagcaaagggaaagagaaggcgGCCAAGGCAGCTCCTGTGAAGATGGGGAGCGAGGAGGCGAAGGAGAGCAAAGCGGTGCCCGGCCCTGGCGTGGATGAGGGCGATGAGGCTGTCAGCTCCTCCCCAAAGCTgaaggtgaaggaggcagagccacagcccctggggaagGCAAAGGCCGCCAAGCAGACGAAGGCAGGGCAGGCTGGTGGCTCGGGAGGACGTGACAATGTGCTGGGGGCCGGGGCTCCTGCAGGCCAGCCGTGCCAGGAGATGCCCACAAAGCCTCTCCATCCCCAGAGCGTGGGGGCTTTGggaggggatgctgctggggagccTGCAGCTGAGCCCCCCGGGAAGCCTGACCCTCCTTGCTGTGCAGCTGGAGCCTCTGCAAGGGCAGACACCCTGGATGTGACTTGGCCAGAGATGTATGAGTATTTGTTCTGTGACTCCcaaggggaagaagaagaagggacagagaactcagtggaaggggagaaaacaccCTTGGAAAGGGAAATGTCCTTGCCTGAACTATAtgagtattttttcaatgaaccagaaggaaagaggagaaaaggcaAGGGtaaagacagggagagaaagaagctCAGCAGCTTGGACCGTGCTGAGCCGCAACAGGAGGATCCTGCCTCGGCCCCAGTCAAAGGCTCGCTGGTTATCTCGGTCCCTGAGGTGTATGAACACTTCTTTCCAGATGGGCCTAGGAACAGGGCAGGATGGAGAGGGATTTTCTCAGTCACACCAGCCTCTGAGGTGAAGAGAGCTGTGGGGGCTTTGAAGTCCCTGCTGCAAAGGCACGTGCTCAGGAGCCAAGAGCCAGCCCCCCAGGCTCTTGTGCGCAGAGAATCTGGAGGGAAGCTGCCCCTCGTGCCACTGGCTCCGCTGGGAAGAggccaggcacagccccagggtCTGGACATGGCCCTGGCACTCACAG GGAGGCCCGAGGCCCCGCTGGCGCTGACCCACAAAGACATGTGCCTCGTCTTCTGTGCCTTTGCATCCTGGGCTGTGAAGACCTCCGACCTGCAGGCTCCAGATGCCTGGAAGACCA TGTTCCTGGCAAGCTTTGGCACGCTGTCTGCCATCCGCTACTTCAGAAGGCAGGTGAGGGAAGGACACCCCCAGCCTTAG